The following proteins come from a genomic window of Astatotilapia calliptera chromosome 11, fAstCal1.2, whole genome shotgun sequence:
- the LOC113032370 gene encoding tumor necrosis factor receptor superfamily member 14: protein MGLVQYSVALLMLSTQLVLSFPTPQNTYNIGGRECKYCPAGMYQSDCTTCEHCPAGSYTTDLNYEDECHRCFGDCNPKFHLKVVQNCTSTSDMKCDCEDGFRCIRWAHDKKNCLSCEKMPDPTPTKAAATEISVRDKHTPFSVSSGHTSTSPKPCQSPGCHPTKEPNPTGGHANHYLAAIFIPVGVLATLALLTLFCVCRPRDETYIRQTIAKLWNEEGRGASHKSREPTHQFPRDSFSTKQQPSTPSAANLGPVHVHNPGTVIFSLLSQFTGQVGPTTECGKTAERARREEEDERNCPVFHPASSPSIHLSEEERSGENDTIFFPSQEQGKDSHMSKEEIL from the exons ATGGGATTGGTGCAATACTCTGTGGCCCTCCTGATGTTATCCACACAGTTGGTGCTCAGCTTTCCCACA CCACAGAACACCTACAACATTGGTGGGAGAGAGTGTAAATATTGTCCTGCAG GTATGTATCAGAGTGATTGTACAACATGTGAACACTGTCCTGCTGGAAGTTACACAACTGACTTGAACTATGAAGATGAATGCCATCGCTGCTTTGGAGACTGCAACCCTA AGTTTCATCTTAAAGTGGTTCAGAACTGCACCAGTACGTCTGATATGAAATGTGACTGCGAGGATGGTTTTAGATGCATCAGGTGGGCCCATGACAAAAAGAACTGCTTGTCTTGTGAGAAGATGCCAGACCCAACCCCAACCA AAGCAGCAGCTACAGAGATCTCAGTCAGAGATAAACACACGCCTTTCTCAGTTTCCTCCGGACATACCAGCACTTCTCCCAAACCCTGCCAATCTCCAGG GTGTCACCCAACGAAAGAGCCGAATCCCACGGGAG GTCATGCCAACCATTACCTGGCAGCTATTTTCATTCCAGTGGGTGTCCTTGCAACTTTGGCCCTTCTCACCTTGTTCTGTGTCTGTCGTCCAAGAGATGAGACATATATAAGGCAAA CTATTGCAAAGCTCTGGAATGAG GAAGGGCGAGGTGCTTCTCACAAGTCAAGGGAGCCAACTCATCAGTTCCCCAGAGACTCATTCAGTACAAAGCAGCAGCCCTCAACACCTTCAGCAGCCAATCTTG GTCCAGTCCATGTGCACAATCCAGGCACAGTCATCTTTAGCTTGCTCAGTCAATTTACGGGTCAAGTCGGGCCAACGACCGAATGTGGGAAGACGGCTGAGAGAGcgaggagagaggaagaggatgagagaaACTGTCCAGTGTTTCATCCTGCATCTTCTCCCAGCATTCATCTCtctgaggaggagaggagtggAGAGAATGACACCATTTTCTTCCCTTCCCAGGAGCAGGGGAAAGACTCCCACATGTCGAAAGAGGAGATCCTATGA
- the LOC113032371 gene encoding CD27 antigen, with translation MRPLCFILPLLCFLPLLSSNPVKPTCSPTQYSWPYISPTFCCEKCPAGEFMARRSQKNCDHKCEPCEAGKYTAGYNTAMNCEFCDSCSKPNMEVKTECSATHNTVCTCKAGYKCKDQDCKECVSTIKPTVPPSTTAKVEVKTDCNPTHNNVCPCKAGYKCKDQDCKECVSTIKPTVPPSTTVATPDVTTTRLATKPIADTVWFLVIIALLCTGIALVVVTKIKPFLVWIRFTHGYFLAEKPATQPACDEEVSKPVQEVCGKCDQPMC, from the exons ATGCGGccactctgttttattttaccaTTACTGTGCTTCCTACCTTTGCTATCTTCTAACCCTGTAAAGCCCACTTGCAGTCCAACACAGTACAGCTGGCCATATATATCACCTACGTTTTGTTGTGAAAAGTGCCCTGCAG GTGAGTTTATGGCCAGACGCTCACAGAAAAACTGTGACCATAAATGTGAACCCTGTGAAGCTGGGAAATACACAGCCGGCTACAACACGGCGAtgaactgtgaattttgtgacAGCTGCAGTAAAC CAAACATGGAGGTCAAGACAGAATGCAGCGCGACTCATAACACTGTGTGCACATGTAAGGCTGGCTACAAGTGCAAAGACCAAGACTGTAAAGAGTGTGTATCCACAATCAAACCCACCGTCCCTCCATCTACTACTG CAAAAGTGGAGGTCAAGACAGACTGCAACCCGACTCATAACAATGTGTGCCCATGTAAGGCTGGCTACAAGTGCAAAGACCAAGACTGTAAAGAGTGTGTATCCACAATCAAACCCACCGTCCCTCCATCTACTACTG TGGCGACACCTGATGTTACCACCACCAGGCTCGCCACTAAACCGATTGCAG ATACGGTGTGGTTCCTGGTGATAATTGCCCTCCTGTGTACAGGAATTGCACTGGTTGTTGTGACAAAAATCAAGCCATTTTTAGTCTGGATTAGGTTCACTCACG GGTACTTCTTGGCTGAAAAACCTGCCACACAACCTGCATGTGATGAAGAAGTGTCCAAGCCCGTCCAGGAAGTGTGCGGGAAATGTGACCAACCTATGTGTTAA